Proteins encoded within one genomic window of Brassica rapa cultivar Chiifu-401-42 chromosome A09, CAAS_Brap_v3.01, whole genome shotgun sequence:
- the LOC103849678 gene encoding uncharacterized protein LOC103849678 codes for MTVRAFGTVEEGTIEEGTARIVPLSVIDTMDVAEVKSRDYPPGLYPGGETIGLDVWEELVNSPIGVVARLAGRESVWSGPLPIERFEADQYKEFLEELKVPLGMGPKLDKLKEALAFCPLFNFETRKWLGLLLLQAMGVYCLRHKSRIPFESAIRVFDDEAMGLYPWDRTAYEVFIDSINTLAPEGGSYTISGMTVALLIWAYEYVAWFGENFGRVVNNEDVLLLRWGVKRTRASFDNLLAAEIKEHGEGNAQGKGNEKKKKMKGGVSSEAEPPTKKQKKVKTQNESEVAAAGKGSSEKEGSKDLELENKATLKTIVSTLDNISRKFEQFDSRLEAYELDRNRPLMDKKTIDDSVKALLEEHLKNLAKELDKESGVKRTSAEEFGSVAKTTDLDSQHVDFADVAFKRKDKAEAKKKDAEAKKKDAETKKKEAEAKKKEAEGKKKQEAEGKKKEAELKKKQEADLKTRKHVESKNEVTPSGEDSVFADVTDEVVGREKEFTPESDVEGCELLRSAIVNEYREKSVS; via the exons GAACCGTTGAAGAAGGAACCATCGAAGAAGGAACCGCGAGGATAGTCCCACTCTCCGTCATCGACACT ATGGATGTTGCTGAAGTTAAATCGCGTGATTACCCTCCAGGACTTTACCCTGGAGG AGAAACAATTGGACTGGATGTGTGGGAAGAACTGGTGAACTCTCCCATTGGAGTAGTTGCTAGGCTAGCTGGACGCGAAAGCGTATGGTCTG GTCCATTGCCAATAGAAAGGTTTGAAGCTGATCAATACAAAGAGTTTTTGGAGGAGTTGAAGGTGCCGCTTGGGATGGGACCCAAGTTAGATAAACTGAAGGAAGCATTAGCGTTCTGTCCgctttttaattttgaaacgCGTAAGTGGTTGGGGCTGCTACTTCTTCAAGCCATGGGAGTCTATTGTTTGCGTCACAAGTCAAGGATACCTTTTGAAAGTGCAATAAGGGTATTCGACGATGAAGCCATGGGGTTGTATCCATGGGATCGGACTGCATACGAAGTTTTCATTGACTCTATTAACACGTTGGCCCCAGAAGGAGGGTCATACACAATAAGCGGCATGACCGTCGCGTTATTGATTTGGGCGTATGAATATGTCGCCTGGTTCGGTGAGAATTTTGGGAGGGTGGTGAATAATGAAGACGTTCTGCTTTTGCGATGGGGTGTAAAGCGTACACGTGCAAGTTTTGATAACTTGTTGGCTGCCGAAATCAAAGAGCATGGCGAG GGTAATGCGCAGGGGAAGgggaatgagaagaagaagaaaatgaagggTGGAGTTTCGTCAGAAGCTGAGCCACCCACTAAGAAGCAAAAGAAAGTTAAGACACAGAATGAGTCTGAAGTTGCTGCAGCGGGAAAGGGTTCTAGCGAGAAGGAAGGTAGCAAAGATTTGGAGTTGGAGAATAAAGCGACCCTGAAGACCATTGTGAGTACTCTGGATAATATTTCCAGGAAATTTGAGCAGTTTGACTCACGGTTGGAAGCTTATGAGTTAGACCGGAACAGACCATTGATGGACAAAAAGACCATTGATGACAGCGTGAAAGCTTTACTGGAGGAGCATCTGAAA AATTTGGCGAAGGAGCTTGATAAGGAATCAGGGGTGAAAAGGACTTCGGCTGAGGAGTTTGGTAGTGTCGCTAAAACTACTGATCTTGATAGTCAACATGTTGATTTC GCAGATGTTGCGTTTAAGAGGAAGGACAAGGCTGAGGCTAAGAAAAAAGATGCTGAGGCTAAGAAAAAAGATGCTGAGACTAAGAAAAAAGAGGCTGAAGCTAAGAAAAAAGAGGCTGAGGGTAAGAAGAAACAAGAGGCTGAGGGTAAGAAAAAAGAggctgagttaaagaagaaACAAGAGGCTGATTTAAAGACGCGAAAACATGTTGAGTCAAAGAACGAGGTGACTCCATCTGGAGAGGACAGTGTATTTGCTGATGTGACTGACGAAGTTGTTGGGAGAGAGAAAGAATTCACGCCGGAGTCTGACGTCGAGGGATGTGAACTGCTTAGATCTGCCATAGTTAATGAATATCGGGAGAAAAGTGTCAGTTAA